gcaaagttataagtaactgaaaaagGGTTCTTCAAATGGGAAGTGTGAGGCGACCTTAAGAAAGGTGATGCTACTTGCATCACCAATAATACTCTTtgtctctaacacacacacacacacacacactttagttTATCTATTTGTAGGACAGATATAAATGATTACCAGCTACAATTAGACAGTTAAATTATGCAATGTAAAAGATTGTATACTTTGGGTCCAGTCTTTGCCTAGACTATACAGGCGCACTATACTGAAAAGTGGATCAAGGAGTCCTATATATAGGATGTGGGTGGAGGAGAGTTTTAATGAGTCCTCTTTTCAATATAGTGCATAGGCAAGGACTGAACCCAAAAGTTTGCAATTTAAAAGGTTGTATAAGTACACGCAACACACGTTTCAAATGCCTTCTTTTTAAGATAACTGCTGAATCAAGATGAGACGCTATTATTTTTGCTACCTTTTCAGTGTTTCCAGTGGCTCCTTTCTGTCAATGATCCCAGTTTCCGGATCAACAGTTGTTAAAATACACCTGTAATGATGGACAATGTTAGGCAACAGCAGTTACTCAATATTTATTTGTCCTTCAAGTATATTCTTAAACCCTTACCTGGGGCAAGCCATTGTCCCTTTCATCTGCACATTACCAATTTGAATCTTATTCCAGGAATCCTAAGGGAAATGTAAACATTGATATAATATTATATTTTCACAATGTTTGCATTTAAATATTTCCCAGAAGTTGGCTTTGAGCACGGTCATTACTATAAGACGAAGCATCATTTTACAGCATCATGCTTTCTTGCATCCTCATAATAAGAGCTAGAATAGATatgctattatttttaataaaacatgttATCATTGCATTTGTCAACATCAGTATATTAATCATCTACTCAAAGCAGACTGATCAGTTTTTCAAAAGTTACAGGGTCAGCTGCATGCATTACCAAATTGCTTCAGATACACGCCACTAAAAGGTGACAACCAGGTCATTTAAAATGTGCCTGTCTTAAACCAGACATGGTTTTTATTAAAAACCCGTAATTTACCAAACATAAAATGCAGGTTAATACAAAAAGGGAGAACCAAAAAAGCCTTCTGCAGAGTGTATTTTCTAGTCATAAGTGTTTGTGTTCCGATTTCACAATTGATAATTAACACTGTATTTAATCTAAAAAATTTTAAGTTAACTACAGTTTCACAAAACGTTATCAATGAAAACAAGCAAAGTCAGTCTTCACTTATCAGCCCAGAAGATTCCTAATGCAATCCTACTTGGAAGACAGAGGCACAATCCTGCAATGGGAATTTTAGGTCCTCAGGAGCAAAGAGGAACTCTCCAGAGTGAACCCAAACATGTAAAATCTGCACCACTCCACCATGTAAACCCACAGTTTTATCTACACTAATTAAATGTTGAAAGTTAGAGAACCAATAAATATGCAGCAGTTATGGTACTATTGGACCATCAGAATGAGCTTTTATTTATAAGCAAAATGTGATAAAatatcacacacactcactcccaaatttttttttcctctatcATTAGACGTCTTATACTGTACATAAGATTTCCCATTTGAGGTCTAAAGGCAAGCATGAAGTCCCAGCCTCACATTTTCAATACATTCATTTTATGCTTCACTAGGTTGCATAAATATCAATTAATATCCACAAACCTATTATCTCCCTTTAAACTTTGCAAGCATTTATAGTATAATTTCTAAGGCTCTATTTGTACCTGGGAGTCAGCGACTGGTGGCCAGATGTGCCAGGGCAAATCCCAAGATAGCTGCTTTCCTTATATGTATTTGGGGTTTACACCATTGCAGCTACACCAGTCACTGGCTATTGATGGCTAAATCAGAGTTAATCCCAAGTACAGCCAAGGCTTTAGATGTTCTTTGGACTCTATATCCCAAGGAAATAGGGTTCTGAAGAACACATCCAACACTCAGAACAAATAGCAATTAAAGTACTGTAGATCAGGGTTTTTCAAACTTTGGGTTGCGACCCACTACTGGGTCACGGCACGTAGGCTCTGGgtcgctctggtcagcaccaccgaccgggACGTTAAAAGTTctgtcagcagtgctgcccagctaaggcaggctagtgcctatcTGTTTTGACACTGCGCTGAGCCCTGGAAGTAGCCAGCAGTGGGtccagcttctaggcaggggggccacggggctccgcgcactgcccccaccccaggcactggctccgcactcccattggctgggaaccaccaatgggaactgggggggtggaggggagacgGTGCCTGCAGGAGAGAGTTGCGTGAAGCCGCTtttgcacctctgcctaggagccggacctgctgctggccacttccggggcgcagcgcagtccgcggtgccaggacaggcgggaagcctgcctctgcatcctggctgtgctgctgaccgggagccaccagaggtaactccgcaccccaatcccctgccccagccctgagctcccccacaaacctggaaccccttcctgcatcccaaactcctcatccccagccccagcccagagcctgcaccccagcccagagccctgacctcctcctgacccccaacccctctgccccagccttgagcccctctCACAACCCCgatcccctcatccccagctccactgggtggcgggcatcaacaattttcttcaactgggtccccagaaaaaaaagttttaaaatcacTGCTGCAGATCATTTACCTCCTCATAAGCACTGCAACCCGTAACCACAATATTTGGTCTGAAGTTCTGTATTTTAACTTTCTTCTCCAGCCTAGTATTTAGATCTTCCAACGAAGCTTCTGAGAGGATCATGGCCGGGCTGCAGTCAGGATAGGCAATCTACAAAAATGAAGGCAAATAAATCCTAATGCTCCTACAAGAAAATGCTTCTCACCAGTCAAAGTCTGCAGAACTTTCGATGGCCAAGAAACAGATAACTGTGAACTGATGGCCATATATTTAGCCACATAGTTTTATGTTGTTGTAGTCACATTCTTAAGACTCAGGGGCAGTATTTTGAGAAGTGAAATAATTTGCCCCTTCCCAGCATAGTAGCCATTGTAAATTAATAGTAAAGTTTGACCAAATACAAATTTCCATTTATAAGTTGTTTATAAAAGATCAATAATAGATAGAAGAATATTACAGACACAAGTTTTCCGTGTTGCAGGTATCAGTAGAAGATATTACAGAAGGTTATAAGCAACCCATTGAGTTGTTGGACTCTAACAATCTCTAATCAATTAACCATTTGAtaaaacatctattaatcatttactACTATTTTATAAAATGATTTATAAATGGAATTTTCATATAAAAGGTGACCCCTATTTAATTACAAACAAAGTCCAGAActattatttttctaatttttttcctgcAAGTCAAGTGTTTCCTTCAGCCCACAGAGAGCCTAGTTCCTAATTCTCTACCCTTCTTTGCATACCACTTGGTCAGCATGAAGTTTATTTGCATATTTATAGTTCTCTGCCTAGGGATGTCTTTCTCTGGAGTGTCAgaaaaaaagacaattccctttccTGTCCCCAGTCTTACAAATAGCAAACTGACTATGTTTTTCAATATTTCCTTATTTCAATCTATATCAAATGAGATTTTCTGATAGACTGAATCCACTCTATCACAAACTCTGGGTAAGAGATTTACTCAACAAACATTATCAAAATTAAGTTGCAATTGATCATTAATGGCACTGACTTTTTGTCATGGAGGCTGCCACTTTGGCAAAAAGCGTTACTAAATAATACTTTAAGAAAACTCCCTCTGCACACATCCGTACATGGGACAAGCGTAAGAGACTTTGGAGGCAGTTTTCAGGAGAGTTTCAGTGCACACTGAaagtctcccttccctcccaaacCATCCTTTTTCCCTTGCACACATTGTACAAAATCTGTAAAGTGACAGGTAGTCTCTACCTCCCCTCTCTCAAATAAGTGAAAATGTGCAATGAAATTTGTTTACATTGCTCTATCCTCCACATTAACATCAACAGCACCACGCTGTGCTCCCTGTGTACCTGCATCTGCCCAATTAGCACCTTACAGTATCTTCTGTTTCAGCGAGCGCTTCATTGAAACCATTACCCCTCTTAATGGTCTTAATTAGTCTTCATTTACTTGTCAAGAAGACGCACACAGAGAGTAGAGATTTTAATATAACTCCTTGTACATGTTTTCTGTTTAAGCAACAACACCAGGTAAAATGCTGATGCTCAATAAACAACAACACTcacagctgcagggcagggtaCTCAATCTGCATCTCCATGCACTACCAGAGCCAACTATGCTCCAGGGGGAACTCTTACCTGGAGAAGGAGAGATACTGTTTTCAACACCCAGCTCCCTTGAGGATTTTGCTTAGGGGAGGTACAGTGGAGGATGGGAACGAGACGGAGGAAGGGCAGCTGTCCATTCCTGACCCCAGGAAGCAGAGGCTGCCAAAGGAGTGCACTGATTTAGCACATCACCCAACTTCCCTGCCCTTGTACCCGGTTTCTAATGCAGTGGTTGCAGGCCCACTCCAAGGGAGAGGGGATTGTGGGCAGCTTGTGCTGCCATAACCCTCTTTTGTGTGGGCTTTCCTCAGTGGAAGCACTAACCCTCTGATTAACACAGGGCTCAATCCAGCCACTATAGTATCTGTAAACAAAATAGAAGTAAAGACCGTTCATATTAGAACAGTGCTGCACAGAACCGGGGATAGAGACAGCAGAGGGAGTTTCAGGACACATTGAATTTATCAATAAACTGCCTTCAAAAACCCCAGCATCTCTCATTCATTAAAGTGCATCAGGAGTTCCCCTTAGTCACGTGCTGGGTCACTTCTTGTCAAAATGACAGCCTCAGATTCTGTAGCTCTTCGTGTTCAATAACTTTAATTGATTTAAAACACCATTTAAGCAAGCGAGCAAACTCATGGGACTGCTCATATGCATGAAGTAGGTATTTCAGTATGACCAGGCTTCCCCATAGAACAAGTATTACAATAGGAGGGTTGGGTGGGAaggaagacacacacaaaaaaggattATCGAGGAAAACTTTCACCTAACCTCATCTGTGGATCGGAAAGTGGTGAATACGTCTCTGGACTTCCTAGGGGCCATGTGTGGCTCAAAATGCACCAGTCGATATGACTGTGTATTCAAGAAGGTGGTGAACCACTGAGCTGCCTCATCTCCACAGTCCCTGCCTTGGATATCCAATCCAAACAGCCTAAAAGAAGCGTGAGATAGTTTAAAAGCAGAGAACTCAAGTGGACTTATTTTCATCTCCACAATCCAAAATCAAACATCTTgcttttataaaacaaagaaaaagatgcCGTCAATGAGCTCTCTGAGTGACGATAAAGAGATTAAATATGGAATTTTTGGATTCCGACTAATTGTAAGTTCAATTCTGGACCCACTAATACATTCTgtgcaaatgtttaaaaaatccaaacaaatccAGTACACGCAACACCAGTTCCTTGCAGACAAGCAACCAGAACAGTGGTACTGATAAATACAGTAATCAAATTTCCCACCTGTTAGGGACTGAACAAGTTAGGCTGAGTTAACTGTTACACAACATCCATTTGCCATgctagatttaaaagaaaaaagtgagatTTATTCTACACACTTGTGTCAATAATACCAAGTATAATTCCactccatttttcatttttaaaagacagaaaacctTTACCAAAAGATACACCAATTTAGATTTGATCAATTTAAGCAAGCGAATGACAGTTTCCAAGAGCAGTTAGTCACTGTCGATCAACATTTGTTAATCCCATCCCTTGTGATTAAGGAAGTGTTGCCTCAAATTCTAGGGGCATAAGAATTTAGACAAAAATGAGAGATTATGCCACCTAAAGATTACATCAGGTGACACTTTTATCACCACAAAGATAGTCTTTCTGTTCcttaagcattttttattaaGGGGCAAGGATAGACGATACCATAGTTAAGGCTGCAAGATGGTTTCTGTTTAAAGCGGATATTGCGtcctttttttaaatccacatacTCAGTCAAATCAGCTTGAGAATGGGTTTGTCAATTCAGAAGCCAGAGTAGAGTGCGTGAAACAAATTTAGAGTCATTTGATCCTGCAGTTCCTGACAAAATAACCCCTCATTTTGGGGGAGGGCTGTGTAAGTCCAACATTTTCCCAACACAGGAAGGTAAAAATAGGGTGATATATGAAACTTGTCTCTCTGAAGTACCCCTTATTATAAATGTGTGCAAAGCCCTGAGTTATGGAATGagatagaatcacagaaccatagggtcagaagggacaacAAGGATCATCTAGTTAGGGGGCCCTACCAACAGGACAACAACTATAATGGCTACCATAGTCCTCTGACACCATTTCTCGGCCTGCGTGGAGTAAGGGGTGGGGACAGAAGGAATCAGAAACTCCTGCTGAGGCAAATAGTGAGGCTGGTGTATGGGGTGAGCTAAACAAGTGACCAACCAGAGCTGCACAGCCCCCAACACTGCACAGCCTGAGACATTGTTTTAGTTTCAGTTTTAAAACTTAACTGTGGGAGCTACCCCTGGAGTCCCTGTGAGAATCCCACTGCCCACAAAGGGAATCGAGCTCTATGGCAGTTAGAGTTGCCAGacatccagttttcgactggaaagcccagtcaaaaagggacccttgTGGCTCCGGTCAACATGGCCTACTGAGccactaaaagtctggtcggtggcACACcggtggctccctgcctgccctagctccacatggttcccagaagcagccaccaggtccctgcggcccctaagcgcatgggcagccagggcGGCACcgcacactgccctgcccccagagctggctccacagctcccattggccgggaaccacgaccaatggtagctgcgggggcggtgcctgcagatgccAGGGCAgggcatggagcctccctggcccccCATGTGCCATGGGGCTGCAGagacctggtggctgcttcctgggagctgcagtaagTTCACATGGGGGTCCCAAAATATGTAGCATGGGGAGTGGAGGTTGTTGTTTTTGTATAAACACCCCAATGCAGATTCACTCTATCATGACAGAATGGCAGCCAAGACATATTGAAGGGGTGTTGTGAttgtgaccccatgcaccagATCGCAATGCTGCTCACGCGAGTGGGTGAAGTTCTTTCAATTCATGCACAAATCTGCACCAGTGAATGAGTAGACAGAGACAGTCCTCACACACAGTTGAGATTTATGTTGCCTTCCCAATAGAGTCAAGAAGAAAGGAGAGTACTGGCCAGGTACAGAAACTAATTCCTTTTCCAATAGGAGTTAACAAGCTGGGATGCAAATTTACTGCAGAGATATGTATTGCAGGGAACATCACTGAAGTGTATTCTTATTCAAATTAGAAGACAGGGGCCCAGAAGTGTATGTCTGCGTAGGGTCTGATGATggattaatccagccctgcaggccagtggctctcaactttccAGACTAGTGTaccactttcaggagtctgattcgtCTTGCggaccccaagtttcacctcacttaaaaactactttcttacaaaatcagacatcaaaatacCAAAGTTTCACAGTACGCTATTACTGAAaagttgcttactttctcatttttaccatataaattataaaataaatcaacgggaatataaatattgtatttacatttcagcatacagtatatagagcagtataaacaagtcattgtctctaTGAATTTTtagtactgactttgctagtgctttttatatacctgttgtaaaactaggcaaatgtctagatgagttgatataccctcTGGAAAACGTCTGTGTAACCAAAGAGATACAcatacccttggttgagaaccactgctgcagGCTAAGGATAGGGGGAGTCAGCATAGCATGAGCCCTGGTGGGAGTCTCGGATGGAGAGACTGCACAGAGGGACAGGAACCTACGGGGAGCTCTTCTCTCCATCAGGGCAAGGAAACAAACCTATGGgggcccctcttccccagcccaagAAGCTCTAGGACCACCCTTTGTCCCAGTGCAGTCCTGAGGGAGGTTACTCAGCAACTTACCTCTCTGGCTGCTACCCTAGAGACTCCAGCTCCAAGCCCTGTCGCAAGGAAAACCTGCTTGGCACTGTCACAGGGCTTTCccaaggcaggctgcctgccaggggaggaggagagttgCAGATCCATCTGTCTCACAGCCCTAGCTCTTTGCCCTTCACCCTCCACTGCCAGCAgctccacctcccttcccctatTTCAGGCTGCAGGACaggggccccagccctgcctcccagcacaGAAAGTTCCCAACTGGGTGGACACAAGCAGCCCACAGGAGATTCCAAAGGAGCCCAGTGGTGGTGCTAGCAATTTTTGGGCTACTTTTTCACATAATCAGAAAGCCTGATAGAAGACAGGAGAggaccctgcccctgcagcccccaggtaAGAGGGCTAAGAGGGGTAAGAGGGCTTTTTTGTTTAAGCTGGCCAACAACACAGCACTGCAACACTCCATCTCAGGACTCAGCCTTAACATAGAATTTGCCTAAGAAGGTGCCAGGGATGGAGCCGGGGGTTAGGATGAGTTGCGAGTGTTGGGAAGTTAGGGAATGATAtattttttacttatttatttacttatgatataaccttaaccccttccttccccagatcCTATTTTCCTGTACCCAATAAAGTCCCCCTTTGCTATGCTGTTATTTTGGGTGTGTCAATCCTTTGCAGGGGgttgtgtttgtttgctttattgTCCCTTGTATAGTGGGCTTTATATTTCTTGCTGGCTACCACTACCATTTAATTCTCTCAAAGAACAGCAGAGCAATGAGTCACAGTGGGTGGAGGCACCAGGCACCAGAAAAGAACCCAGAACCTAATCCTGGAAGGAAAAAGAGGATACGTCACTCCGAACATCAGTGATAGCAAGCACCAAATAGAAGGGCGGGAGCTTGAACCACAGCACAGAAGAGGgactacaaacatttttttttaaatgacattttctcTGAAAAGTGAAATATTGTGGATCAGATCTTAGAATACATAgtagacagattttaaaaagataatgCTATTTTCCCCCCAAGCTTTCCATCATAAACAGCATCACTGTCAATTTATATCCATCTTAtgtcaattaaaaagaaaaactgaactgCAACAGTTAATAGTAAAATAGTTAATAGTAGTTTCCATAGCAACAATTTACACTTAGAGTTGGCAAATATAGTTCcttataaagctgctttattctcAACGCCAGCAGCTAGAAGAATTGGTACTCTAATGTCTTCTGCTATCCAAAGGAGAAGCCCTTGGCACCACGCTCATGTGGGTTACCAACATTTAGAGCTGCCACAATATTCTTAAATGTAACTGACATTTTAACAGGGGAAAAGTGTTCTTCCCTTTTCTGCTAGGCACTGGCCATTTTCCAAGGTAGATTTCAGTACAGGTAAAATACCTAATGTCATAAATTCCAGTTTACCAATTCTATGTGATGTTGCACGTCACACAGAATTTGCTTATTGGAAATCAAGAAATAGCTACATAcgtgaccaagattttcaaatgcaaacaCGCAGCCAAGCTAAATGCAGAAT
The genomic region above belongs to Caretta caretta isolate rCarCar2 chromosome 3, rCarCar1.hap1, whole genome shotgun sequence and contains:
- the MTARC2 gene encoding mitochondrial amidoxime reducing component 2 isoform X2 — translated: MPGRGARAEALHGASGSGAAAAAFPAPATSQRLFPAPGERGRLGFWLLINEDGHMVTARQEPRLVLISVNCENGYLTLNAPEMKELRVPVKLSRKNPVHNCRLFGLDIQGRDCGDEAAQWFTTFLNTQSYRLVHFEPHMAPRKSRDVFTTFRSTDEIAYPDCSPAMILSEASLEDLNTRLEKKVKIQNFRPNIVVTGCSAYEEDSWNKIQIGNVQMKGTMACPRCILTTVDPETGIIDRKEPLETLKSYRLCDPSERHLYKSHPWFGWYYGIDKTGTLQVGDPVYKIVR